The Tenebrio molitor chromosome 3, icTenMoli1.1, whole genome shotgun sequence genome contains a region encoding:
- the LOC138126595 gene encoding dr1-associated corepressor homolog gives MSPTTTAEPTTTKPTTTAKPTTTSPTTTAEPTTTTPEPTTSPTTTAKPTTTSPTTTAEPTTTTSEPTTSPTTTAKPTTTTNNEPDHNGQADNNEPDNNGRADDNNVSADNEPDHNGQADNNEPDNNDRADDNNQHNRVINAYCNKHEQQHNRVVNAYCNKHEQQHHRVVNDNGNKHEQQHHRVVNAYGNNHEQQHNRVVNTYCHKHEQWHNRVVNPYGNNHDSTTESSTPTQHNRVVYPYGNYHDQQHKRVVNTYGNKHEQEHNRVVNAYGNYHDQQHKRVVNTYGNKHEQQHNRQHNRVINAYCNKHEQQHNRVVNAYCNKHEQQHHRVVNAYGNNHEQQHNRVVNTYCHKHEQRHNRQHHRVVNTYCNKHEQQHNRVVNTYCNKHEQQHNRVVNAYGNYHDQEHKRVVNTYGNKHKKQHNRVVYPYGNNHEQQHN, from the exons ATgagcccgaccacaacggccGAACCGACAACAACGAAACCAACAACGACGGCcaagccgacaacaacgagcccgacaacaacggccgagccgacaacaacaacgcctgagccaacaacgagcccgaccacaacggccaagccgacaacaacgagcccgacaacaacggccgagccgacGACGACAACGTCTGAGCCAACGacgagcccgaccacaacggccaagccgacaacaacga ccaacaacgagcccgaccacaacggacaagccgacaacaacgagcccgacaacaacggccgagccgacGACAACAACGTCTCAGCcgacaacgagcccgaccacaacggccaagccgacaacaacgagcccgacaacaacgaCCGAGCCGACGACAACAAC cagcacaaccgagtcatcaacgcctactgcaacaagcacgagcagcagcacaaccgagtcgtcaacgcctactgcaacaagcacgagcagcagcaccaccgagtcgtCAACGACAACGgtaacaagcacgagcagcagcaccaccgagtcgtCAACGCCTACGGTAACAAccacgagcagcagcacaaccgagtcgtcaacacctactgccacaagcacgagcagtggcacaaccgagtcgtcaacCCCTACGGTAACAACCACGA CAGCACCACAGAGTCGTCAACacctacg cagcacaaccgagtcgtctACCCCTACGGCAACTACCACGATCAGCAGCACAAGCGAGTCGTCAACacctacggcaacaagcacgagcaggagcacaaccgagtcgtcaacGCCTACGGCAACTACCACGATCAGCAGCACAAGCGAGTCGTCAACacctacggcaacaagcacgagcagcagcacaaccga cagcacaaccgagtcatcaacgcctactgcaacaagcacgagcagcagcacaaccgagtcgtcaacgcctactgcaacaagcacgagcagcagcaccaccgagtcgtCAACGCCTACGGTAACAAccacgagcagcagcacaaccgagtcgtcaacacctactgccacaagcacgagcagcggcacaaccga cagcaccaccgagtcgtcaacacctactgcaacaagcacgagcagcagcacaaccgagtcgtcaacacctactgcaacaagcacgagcagcagcacaaccgagtcgtcaacGCCTACGGCAACTACCACGATCAGGAGCACAAGCGAGTCGTCAACacctacggcaacaagcacaagaagcagcacaaccgagtcgtctACCCCTACGGCAACAAccacgagcagcagcacaactGA
- the LOC138126596 gene encoding trichohyalin-like, with amino-acid sequence NEQQRLSRQRARPQRPSRQQRARQQRPSRQQQRLSQQRARPQRPSRQQRARQQRLSQQRARPQRPSRQQRARQQRPSRQQQRLSQQQARPQRPSRQQRARQQRPSRQQQRLSQQRARPQRPSRQQRARQQRPSRRQQRLSQQRARPQRPSRQQRARQQRPSRQQQRLSQQRARPQRPSRQQRARQQRPSRRQQRLSQQRARPQRPSRQHRARQQRPSRQQQRLSRQRVRPQRRTRQQRARQQRQSRQRQRLSQQRARPQRPSRQQRDQQRRPNRQQQARQQQRLSRQRARPQRPSRQQRARQQRPSRQQQRLSQQQARPQRPSRQQRARQQRPSRRQQRLSQQRARPQRPSRQQRARQQRPNRQQQARQQQRLSRQRARPQRPSRQQQRLSQQRARPQRPSRQQRARQQRPSRQQQRLSQQQDRPQRPSRQQRARQQRPSRQQQRLSQQRARPQRPSRQQRARQQRPSRRQQRLSQQRARPQRPSRQQRARQQRPNRQQQARQQQHLSRQRARPQRPSRQQQRLSRQQARPQRPSRQQRDQQQRPNRQQRARQQRPSRQQQRLSRQRARQQRQSRQRQRLSQQ; translated from the exons aacga acaacaacgtctgagccgacaacgagcccgaccacaacgcccaagccgacaacaacgagcccgacaacaacggccgagccgacaacaacaacgcctgagccaacaacgagcccgaccacaacggccaagtcgacaacaacgagcccgacaacaacgtctgagccaacaacgagcccgaccacaacggccaagccgacaacaacgagcccgacaacaacgtccgagccgacaacaacaacgcctgagccaacaacaagcccgaccacaacggccaagccgacaacaacgagcccgacaacaacggccgagccgacaacaacaacgcctgagccaacaacgagcccgaccacaacggccaagccgacaacaacgagcccgacaacaacggccgagccgacGACAACAACGTCTGagccaacaacgagcccgaccacaacggccaagccgacaacaacgagcccgacaacaacggccgagccgacaacaacaacgcctgagccaacaacgagcccgaccacaacggccaagccgacaacaacgagcccgacaacaacggccgagccgacGACAACAACGTCTGagccaacaacgagcccgaccacaacggccgagccgacaacatcgagcccgacaacaacggccgagccgacaacaacaacgtcTAAGCCGACAACGAGTCCGACCACAACGGCGGAcccgacaacaacgagcccgacaacaacggcAAAGCCGACAACGACAACGCCTGagccaacaacgagcccgaccacaacggccgagccgacaacaacgagaCCAACAACGACGGCCAAACCGACAACAACAAgcccgacaacaacaacgtctgagccgacaacgagcccgaccacaacggccaagccgacaacaacgagcccgacaacaacgtccgagccgacaacaacaacgcctgagccaacaacaagcccgaccacaacggccaagccgacaacaacgagcccgacaacaacggccgagccgacGACAACAACGTCTGagccaacaacgagcccgaccacaacggccgagccgacaacaacgagcccgacaacaacggccaaaccgacaacaacaagcccgacaacaacaacgtctgagccgacaacgagcccgaccacaacggccaagccgacaacaacaacgcctaagccaacaacgagcccgaccacaacggccaagccgacaacaacgagcccgacaacaacgtccgagccgacaacaacaacgccTGAGCCAACAACAAGACCGACCACAACGGCcaagccgacaacaacgagcccgacaacaacggccgagccgacaacaacaacgcctgagccaacaacgagcccgaccacaacggccaagccgacaacaacgagcccgacaacaacggccgagccgacGACAACAACGTCTGagccaacaacgagcccgaccacaacggccgagccgacaacaacgagcccgacaacaacggcCAAACCGACAACAACAAGCCCGACAACAACAACATCTGAGCcgacaacgagcccgaccacaacggccgagccgacaacaacaacgccTGAGCCGACAACAAGCCAGACcacaacggccgagccgacaacaacgagaCCAACAACAACGGCCAAAccgacaacaacgagcccgacaacaacggccgagccgacaacaacaacgtcTCAGCcgacaacgagcccgacaacaacggcAAAGCCGACAACGACAACGCCTGAGCCAACAATga
- the LOC138125980 gene encoding trichohyalin-like: ARPQRPSRQQRARQQRPSRQQQRLSQQRARPQRPSRQQRAQQQRPSRRQQRLSPQRARPQRPSRQQRDQQQRPNRQQRARQQRPSRQQQRLSRQRARPQRPSRQQQRLSQQRARPQRPSRQQQARQQRPSRRQQRLSQQRARPQRPSRQQRAQQQRPSRRQQRLSRQRARPQRPSRQQRARQQRPSRQQQRLSQQRARPQRPSRQQRARQQRSSRQQQRLSQQRARPQRPSRQQRARQQRPSRRQQRLSPQRARPQRPSRQQRDQQQRPNRQQRARQQRPSRQQQRLSRQRARPQRPSRQQQRLSQQRARPQRPSRQQQARQQRPSRRQQRLSQQRARPQRPSRQQRAQQQRPSRRQQRLSRQRARPQRPSRQQRARQQRPSRQQQRLSQQRARPQRPSRQQRARQQRSSRQQQRLSQQRARPQRPSRQQRARQQRPSRRRQQRLSQQRARPQRPSRQQQRLSRQRARPQRPSRQQRARQQRPSRQQQRLSQQRARPQRPSRQQRARQQRPSRQQRARQQRPSRQQQRLSQQRARPQQPNRQQQRLSQQQARPQRPSRQQRARQQRPSRQHRARQQRPSRQQQRLSRQRVRPQRRTRQQRARQQRQSRQRQRLSQQRARPQRPSRQQRDQQRRPNRQQQARQQQRLSRQRARQQRARQQRPSRQQQRLSQQRARPQRPSRQQRAQQQRPSRRQQRLSPQRARPQRPSRQQRDQQQRPNRQQRARQQRPSRQQQRLSRQRARPQRPSRQQQRLSQQRARPQRPSRQQRARQQRPSRRQQRLSQQRARPQRPSRQQRAQQQRPSRRQQRLSRQRARPQRPSRQQRARQQRPSRQQQRLSQQRARPQRPSRQQRTRQQRPSRQQQRLSRQRARPQRPNRQQKRARPQRPSRQQRARQQRPSRQQQRLSRQRARPQRPNRQQQRLSQQQARPQRTSRQQRDQQQRPNRQQRPSRQQQRLSRQRARPQRPSRQQRPSRQQQRLSRQRVRPQRRTRQQRARQQRQSRQRQRLSQQ; this comes from the coding sequence gcccgaccacaacggccaagccgacaacaacgagcccgacaacaacggccgagccgacaacaacaacgcctgagccaacaacgagcccgaccacaacggccaagccgacaacaacgagcccAACAACAACGACCGAGCCGACGACAACAACGTCTGAGCCcacaacgagcccgaccacaacggccgagccgacaacaacgagaCCAACAACAACGGCCAAATcgacaacaacgagcccgacaacaacggccgagccgacaacaacaacgtcTCAGCcgacaacgagcccgaccacaacggccgagccgacaacaacaacgcctgagccaacaacgagcccgaccacaacgaccaagccgacaacaacaagcccgacaacaacggccgagccgacGACAACAACGTCTGagccaacaacgagcccgaccacaacggccgagccgacaacaacgagcccAGCAACAACGACCGAGCCGACGACAACAACGTCTGAGCcgacaacgagcccgaccacaacggccgagccgacaacaacgagcccgacaacaacgtccgagccgacaacaacaacgcctgagccaacaacgagcccgaccacaacggccaagccgacaacaacgagcccgacaacaacggtcgagccgacaacaacaacgcctgagccaacaacgagcccgaccacaacggccaagccgacaacaacgagcccgacaacaacgaCCGAGCCGACGACAACAACGTCTGAGCCcacaacgagcccgaccacaacggccgagccgacaacaacgagaCCAACAACAACGGCCAAATcgacaacaacgagcccgacaacaacggccgagccgacaacaacaacgtcTCAGCcgacaacgagcccgaccacaacggccgagccgacaacaacaacgcctgagccaacaacgagcccgaccacaacgaccaagccgacaacaacaagcccgacaacaacggccgagccgacGACAACAACGTCTGagccaacaacgagcccgaccacaacggccgagccgacaacaacgagcccAGCAACAACGACCGAGCCGACGACAACAACGTCTGAGCcgacaacgagcccgaccacaacggccgagccgacaacaacgagcccgacaacaacgtccgagccgacaacaacaacgcctgagccaacaacgagcccgaccacaacggccaagccgacaacaacgagcccgacaacaacggtcgagccgacaacaacaacgcctgagccaacaacgagcccgaccacaacggccaagccgacaacaacgagcccgacaacaacggccgagccgacGACGACAACAACGTCTGagccaacaacgagcccgaccacaacggccgagccgacaacaacaacgtctgagccgacaacgagcccgaccacaacggccgagccgacaacaacgagcccgacaacaacggccgagccgacaacaacaacgcctgagccaacaacgagcccgaccacaacggccaagccgacaacaacgagcccgacaacaacggccgagccgacaacaacgagcccgacaacaacggccgagccgacaacaacaacgcctgagccaacaacgagcccgaccacaacAGCCGaaccgacaacaacaacgcctgagccaacaacaagcccgaccacaacgcccaagccgacaacaacgagcccgacaacaacggccgagccgacaacatcgagcccgacaacaacggccgagccgacaacaacaacgtcTAAGCCGACAACGAGTCCGACCACAACGGCGGAcccgacaacaacgagcccgacaacaacggcAAAGCCGACAACGACAACGTCTGagccaacaacgagcccgaccacaacggccgagccgacaacaacgagaCCAACAACGACGGCCAAACCGACAACAACAAgcccgacaacaacaacgtctgagccgacaacgagcccgacaacaacgagcccgacaacaacggccgagccgacaacaacaacgcctgagccaacaacgagcccgaccacaacggccaagccgacaacaacgagcccAACAACAACGACCGAGCCGACGACAACAACGTCTGAGCCcacaacgagcccgaccacaacggccgagccgacaacaacgagaCCAACAACAACGGCCAAATcgacaacaacgagcccgacaacaacggccgagccgacaacaacaacgtcTCAGCcgacaacgagcccgaccacaacggccgagccgacaacaacaacgcctgagccaacaacgagcccgaccacaacgaccaagccgacaacaacgagctcgacaacaacggccgagccgacGACAACAACGTCTGagccaacaacgagcccgaccacaacggccgagccgacaacaacgagcccAGCAACAACGACCGAGCCGACGACAACAACGTCTGAGCcgacaacgagcccgaccacaacggccgagccgacaacaacgagcccgacaacaacgtccgagccgacaacaacaacgcctgagccaacaacgagcccgaccacaacggccaagccgacaacaacgaacccgacaacaacggccgagccgacaacaacaacgtctgagccgacaacgagcccgaccacaacggccAAACCGACAACAAAaacgagcccgaccacaacggccaagccgacaacaacgagcccgacaacaacggccgagccgacaacaacaacgtcTGAGCCGgcaacgagcccgaccacaacggccaaaccgacaacaacaacgcctgagccaacaacaagcccgaccacaacggacgagccgacaacaacgagaCCAACAACAACGGCCAAACCGAcaacaacggccgagccgacaacaacaacgtcTCAGCcgacaacgagcccgaccacaacggccaagccgacaacaacggccgagccgacaacaacaacgtcTAAGCCGACAACGAGTCCGACCACAACGGCGGAcccgacaacaacgagcccgacaacaacggcAAAGCCGACAACGACAACGCCTGAGCCAACAATga